From a single Prosthecobacter sp. genomic region:
- a CDS encoding molybdopterin-dependent oxidoreductase, protein MKPKSFSRRDLFKLGAAGAAAFTSAEVQAAGKKAGPVCEDGGCCITPSGDFYNVERGNPLPYKLPIEKQREIGMVRETWQLEIITDPASNSKIERPMLRSNGTALTFDKLMEIAKTKAVSYLKVITCNNLADPLGHGLWEGVPLRDVLWHCGPVENLRHVWYHGHHNEDPKQMFKCYLPMNRVFEDSPGELPVILCYKLNGEFLTGERGGPVRMIVPEAYGFKSVKWLQRVGFTNAHQSDDTYANGNNDINSWLKTFARFADLPGKISVSDAYTIHGNAQIGISGLKKVQFWLRDVREPLPANDPHFTKAPWQDAQIVPFDGTTIAGFKSAPLHPAQFDPVTKKPREWPLRHTLCRWAAKPLKIAPGSYELRCRTIDANDIAQPMPRPFPKSGKNNIQKMLLEVMA, encoded by the coding sequence ATGAAACCGAAATCGTTCAGCCGCCGCGACTTGTTCAAACTCGGCGCCGCAGGGGCTGCGGCGTTCACCAGCGCAGAAGTACAGGCCGCCGGGAAGAAGGCCGGCCCAGTGTGCGAGGACGGTGGATGCTGCATCACGCCTTCGGGTGATTTTTACAACGTGGAGCGCGGCAATCCGCTGCCCTACAAGCTCCCCATCGAGAAACAACGCGAGATCGGCATGGTGCGCGAGACGTGGCAGCTTGAGATCATCACCGATCCGGCCAGTAACTCAAAGATCGAGCGCCCCATGCTGCGCAGCAACGGCACCGCTCTCACGTTCGACAAGCTGATGGAGATCGCGAAGACGAAGGCGGTGAGTTATTTGAAGGTCATCACCTGCAACAACCTCGCCGATCCGCTCGGTCATGGGCTGTGGGAGGGCGTGCCGTTGCGCGATGTGCTTTGGCACTGTGGTCCGGTCGAAAATCTGCGCCACGTCTGGTATCACGGTCATCACAACGAGGATCCGAAGCAGATGTTCAAATGCTACCTGCCGATGAACCGCGTCTTTGAAGATTCGCCGGGCGAACTGCCGGTGATTCTCTGCTACAAGCTCAACGGCGAATTCCTCACCGGTGAACGCGGCGGTCCCGTGCGCATGATTGTGCCGGAGGCGTATGGTTTTAAATCGGTGAAGTGGCTGCAGCGCGTCGGCTTCACCAACGCGCATCAGTCCGACGACACCTATGCGAACGGCAACAACGACATCAACAGTTGGCTCAAGACCTTTGCCCGCTTCGCCGATCTGCCCGGCAAAATCAGCGTCAGCGACGCCTACACCATCCACGGCAACGCCCAGATCGGCATCTCCGGCCTGAAAAAGGTGCAGTTCTGGCTGCGCGATGTGCGCGAGCCACTTCCTGCGAATGATCCTCACTTCACCAAAGCTCCGTGGCAGGACGCGCAGATCGTTCCCTTTGATGGCACGACGATTGCGGGCTTCAAAAGCGCGCCGTTGCATCCAGCGCAGTTTGATCCTGTCACGAAAAAGCCGCGTGAATGGCCGCTGCGCCACACGCTCTGCCGCTGGGCTGCGAAACCGCTCAAAATCGCCCCTGGCAGCTACGAGCTGCGCTGCCGAACGATTGATGCGAATGACATCGCCCAACCGATGCCGCGTCCGTTTCCGAAATCTGGGAAGAATAACATCCAGAAGATGCTGCTGGAAGTGATGGCGTGA
- a CDS encoding uracil-DNA glycosylase, with protein sequence MSAASSLLKQHLQQRQLQGVTHIPLRPGTLDKVQGLSRKPATRDIPEPEPISIESSPSARRILENPPAETKKVDLIEVAGDTIEERLAALRALAETWEPARAMNSLRKTMVFAVGDPHASLMFVGEAPGAEEEKLREPFVGPAGQKLTAIIKAMGLDRPQVYISNICKFRPAMDNQGSGNRKPTAEEMRACLPFVLTEIDLIKPQVIVALGATAAEGLGIPGSVGGLRGRFHSTSGIPTMITYHPSYLLREEKMGDGIRAKRQVWEDMLKVMEKLGLPISEKQRGYFQAK encoded by the coding sequence ATGTCAGCCGCCTCCAGCCTTCTCAAACAACACCTGCAGCAACGCCAGCTTCAGGGCGTGACGCACATCCCGCTGCGTCCAGGAACGCTGGACAAGGTGCAGGGACTTAGCCGCAAACCTGCAACGCGGGATATTCCTGAACCGGAGCCGATCTCCATCGAGTCCTCGCCCTCGGCACGACGCATTCTCGAGAATCCACCAGCGGAGACGAAGAAAGTCGATTTGATCGAGGTCGCAGGCGATACGATTGAGGAGAGGCTCGCCGCGCTGCGTGCGCTGGCTGAAACGTGGGAGCCAGCGCGTGCGATGAACAGTCTGCGCAAGACGATGGTCTTCGCCGTGGGCGATCCACATGCGTCTTTGATGTTTGTGGGCGAAGCACCGGGCGCGGAGGAGGAAAAACTGCGCGAGCCTTTTGTCGGCCCTGCCGGCCAGAAGCTCACCGCCATCATCAAGGCGATGGGGCTCGACCGACCGCAGGTGTACATCAGCAACATCTGCAAATTCCGCCCCGCGATGGACAACCAGGGCAGCGGCAATCGCAAACCGACTGCCGAGGAGATGCGCGCCTGCCTGCCCTTCGTGCTCACCGAGATCGATCTCATCAAACCGCAGGTCATCGTCGCTCTTGGTGCCACCGCCGCAGAAGGACTCGGTATTCCCGGCAGCGTGGGCGGCCTGCGCGGTCGTTTTCACAGCACCAGCGGCATTCCCACCATGATCACTTATCATCCATCGTATCTCCTGCGTGAGGAGAAAATGGGCGACGGCATTCGTGCCAAACGCCAGGTGTGGGAAGACATGCTCAAGGTCATGGAAAAGCTCGGCCTGCCCATCAGCGAGAAGCAGCGCGGCTATTTCCAGGCAAAGTGA
- a CDS encoding zinc ribbon domain-containing protein, whose protein sequence is MSEVTAISKFACPACGAEAVWTPSKHALVCPYCGTESPAELKADGTLVEENDLVAMLRAIPDDQRGWAAVRKTVKCQSCHAISVFDEKRVAQNCDFCGSPAILAVDDVGAPIRPGSQLPFKIAQSQVREDIRRWYGSHFWAPNALGQKALTDTLHGLYLPYWTFDAHAECPWEAEAGHYYYTTDSKGNRTRHTRWEYASGHVSTDFDDVLVPASKGVHPNLLEKLQPFPTTTDLLPYDPGYLSGWVVEQYQIDLINAAQDSRGRMDDILRSQCIAQIPGDTHRNLQISPTFSAQTFKHVLLPVWLLTYTYGTKNYQVAVNGATGKITGEYPLSWVKITIAIVIALIIIGIFLAFQD, encoded by the coding sequence ATGTCCGAAGTCACCGCCATTTCAAAATTCGCCTGTCCGGCCTGCGGGGCCGAGGCTGTCTGGACGCCGTCGAAACACGCGCTCGTCTGTCCCTACTGTGGCACCGAGTCGCCTGCTGAGTTGAAGGCTGACGGCACTCTGGTGGAGGAAAACGACCTCGTCGCCATGCTGCGAGCCATCCCGGATGACCAACGCGGCTGGGCGGCAGTGCGCAAGACCGTGAAGTGCCAGAGCTGTCATGCGATCTCGGTTTTCGATGAAAAACGTGTGGCGCAGAACTGCGACTTCTGCGGTTCCCCCGCGATTCTTGCCGTGGACGATGTCGGTGCGCCGATCCGGCCCGGCAGCCAGCTTCCATTCAAGATCGCGCAGAGCCAGGTGCGCGAGGACATCCGCCGCTGGTATGGCAGCCACTTCTGGGCACCGAACGCGCTCGGGCAAAAAGCGCTCACCGACACGCTGCATGGTCTGTATCTGCCTTACTGGACCTTCGACGCGCATGCCGAATGCCCGTGGGAAGCGGAGGCAGGCCACTATTACTACACGACCGACAGCAAGGGTAACCGCACGCGCCACACGCGCTGGGAATATGCCTCAGGTCATGTGAGCACTGATTTTGACGACGTGCTCGTGCCTGCGTCGAAAGGCGTGCATCCGAACCTGCTCGAAAAGCTCCAGCCCTTTCCCACCACGACGGATTTGTTGCCCTACGATCCCGGCTATCTCTCCGGCTGGGTCGTGGAGCAGTATCAGATCGATCTCATCAACGCGGCGCAGGATTCACGCGGTCGCATGGATGACATCCTGCGGAGCCAATGCATCGCCCAGATCCCCGGCGACACGCATCGCAACCTGCAAATCTCCCCCACCTTCAGCGCCCAGACCTTCAAGCACGTCCTGCTGCCCGTCTGGTTGCTCACTTACACCTACGGCACGAAAAACTACCAGGTGGCCGTGAACGGAGCCACCGGCAAGATCACCGGCGAGTATCCGCTGAGCTGGGTGAAGATCACCATCGCGATTGTGATCGCACTCATCATCATCGGCATCTTCCTTGCCTTCCAAGACTGA
- a CDS encoding Trx7/PDZ domain-containing (seleno)protein — MKAKLHLPAILLALSVSVHAATVKDREGAVRGEKAKMENDTRWNWSDIDGGFRMAKTTGKPLLVVLRCVPCLSCAGIDASVLQEPELVPLLDQFVCVRVINANALDLAKFQFDYDLSFSAIMFNGDGTIYGRYGSWLHQKDPLNKTTASFKKALDATLAIHKDYPANKATLTGKQGGPTPYQTPVEFPTLAAKYPSKLDWEGKVMQSCVHCHMVGDAFRAHYRSQNKPVPVEWIYPQPSTETLGITLATDDIAKVEAVAPDSPAAKAGVQTGDTFTSLNGQPLVSIADVSWVLHRSPDSGSIPAKILRGGKETALILDLPAGWRLKSDIGKRAGTWPMRAMAFGGMKMDDIEDAERGTLGLSKDQMALRIFHVGQYGEHAKAKQAGFQKDDILVEVGDLKQRITESAIIGHLLLHHLPGEKLPAAVMRGGKRVELKLPQQ, encoded by the coding sequence ATGAAAGCAAAACTGCACCTCCCCGCCATCCTGCTTGCCCTTTCCGTGTCTGTTCATGCCGCCACCGTCAAAGACCGCGAGGGCGCGGTGCGTGGTGAGAAGGCAAAGATGGAAAACGACACCCGCTGGAACTGGAGCGACATCGACGGCGGTTTCCGTATGGCCAAAACGACCGGCAAGCCGCTGCTCGTCGTGTTGCGTTGCGTTCCCTGCCTGTCCTGCGCGGGCATCGACGCCAGCGTGCTGCAGGAGCCGGAGTTGGTGCCGCTGCTGGATCAATTCGTCTGCGTCCGCGTCATCAATGCGAACGCACTCGATCTGGCCAAGTTCCAGTTTGATTACGATCTCTCGTTTTCGGCGATCATGTTCAATGGCGACGGCACGATCTACGGTCGCTACGGCTCCTGGCTCCATCAAAAAGACCCGCTGAACAAAACGACGGCCAGTTTCAAAAAGGCGCTCGATGCCACATTGGCGATCCATAAGGACTATCCGGCCAACAAAGCCACGCTCACCGGCAAACAGGGCGGACCCACACCTTACCAGACACCCGTCGAGTTTCCGACGCTCGCCGCCAAGTATCCGAGCAAGCTCGACTGGGAGGGCAAGGTCATGCAAAGCTGCGTTCATTGCCACATGGTCGGCGACGCGTTCCGCGCGCACTATCGCAGCCAGAACAAGCCCGTGCCGGTCGAATGGATCTATCCGCAGCCTTCCACAGAGACACTCGGCATTACACTTGCGACCGATGACATCGCCAAAGTGGAGGCCGTGGCCCCGGATTCACCCGCGGCCAAGGCGGGCGTGCAAACCGGGGACACCTTCACTTCCCTCAACGGTCAGCCGCTCGTTTCCATCGCCGATGTGAGCTGGGTGCTGCATCGCTCGCCGGATTCCGGCTCGATCCCGGCCAAAATTCTCCGTGGTGGCAAAGAAACCGCCCTCATCCTCGATCTCCCTGCCGGCTGGCGCTTGAAGTCGGACATCGGCAAGCGCGCCGGCACCTGGCCCATGCGTGCGATGGCCTTCGGAGGGATGAAGATGGATGACATTGAGGACGCCGAGCGCGGCACCCTCGGCCTCAGCAAGGATCAGATGGCCCTGCGCATCTTCCATGTCGGCCAGTACGGCGAGCATGCGAAGGCCAAGCAGGCGGGTTTCCAAAAAGACGACATCTTGGTCGAGGTCGGCGACCTCAAACAGCGCATCACTGAAAGCGCCATCATCGGCCACCTGCTGCTGCATCACCTGCCGGGAGAAAAACTTCCTGCCGCGGTCATGCGGGGCGGGAAGCGGGTGGAATTGAAGCTGCCGCAGCAGTAA